One genomic segment of Pedobacter endophyticus includes these proteins:
- a CDS encoding voltage-gated chloride channel family protein gives MPVKNLTEGFLLSINRFIKQDFGLVFLNAAKWLIFSALVGVTVGSASALFLVMLNWATDYRESHLWIISLLPLAGLIIGLSFHYWGKEVVKGNNLLIEELHTPKKIIPLIMAPLIFAGTIITHLFGGSAGREGTAVQIGGAFADQFTKIFKLRPRDRKVILICGISAGFASVFGTPLAGAVFGLEVFVVGTLMYSSILPSFISAVIADYACKAWGVGHTHYVIAEVPDLNTLNLLLALASGIAFGLAARSFSALTHFLTTLFGKIKYPPLRPVLGGLILIVIIYLLGNTRFIGLGIPVISESFSQQEPYYTFLVKLFLTALTLGAGFKGGEVTPLFFIGATLGSFLSIFMPLPVGLLAGMGFVAVFSGAANTPLACVFMGIELFGDTSGVYIALACVTAYLFSGHTGIYRSQKIGSPKHLLLKRHQFLK, from the coding sequence ATGCCTGTTAAAAATTTAACAGAAGGATTTCTTCTGTCTATCAATCGCTTCATTAAGCAAGATTTCGGATTAGTGTTTTTAAATGCTGCAAAATGGCTCATTTTTTCGGCCCTGGTTGGTGTAACTGTTGGCTCGGCTTCAGCCCTGTTTTTAGTGATGCTAAATTGGGCAACCGATTACCGCGAAAGCCATCTTTGGATCATCTCACTTTTGCCATTGGCTGGATTAATTATCGGCCTTTCTTTTCATTACTGGGGCAAGGAAGTGGTAAAGGGAAATAATCTTTTGATTGAAGAATTACACACACCAAAAAAGATTATTCCGTTGATTATGGCGCCGCTGATTTTTGCCGGAACCATTATTACCCATTTATTTGGGGGCTCGGCGGGAAGAGAGGGTACAGCGGTACAAATCGGAGGTGCCTTTGCCGATCAATTTACAAAAATTTTCAAGTTAAGGCCGAGAGATCGAAAAGTAATCTTGATTTGTGGCATCAGCGCTGGCTTTGCCTCCGTATTTGGAACGCCGCTGGCCGGGGCCGTTTTCGGGCTTGAGGTTTTTGTGGTGGGTACATTGATGTACAGCTCCATTTTGCCGTCGTTCATTTCAGCGGTCATTGCCGATTATGCTTGTAAAGCCTGGGGCGTTGGTCATACGCATTACGTTATTGCCGAAGTGCCGGATCTCAATACCTTAAACCTGTTGTTAGCGCTCGCTTCGGGCATCGCGTTCGGCTTGGCGGCCAGAAGTTTCTCTGCATTGACCCATTTTTTAACCACGCTGTTCGGCAAGATAAAATACCCACCTTTACGGCCGGTTTTAGGAGGGCTTATCCTCATTGTGATTATTTATTTATTGGGTAACACCCGATTTATCGGCTTGGGAATTCCCGTTATTTCAGAATCATTTTCGCAGCAAGAGCCTTATTATACTTTTTTGGTGAAGTTGTTTTTAACCGCTTTAACTTTGGGTGCCGGCTTTAAAGGCGGCGAAGTAACGCCGCTATTTTTTATCGGCGCCACGTTAGGCAGTTTTTTAAGTATTTTTATGCCATTGCCAGTTGGCCTGCTCGCGGGAATGGGCTTTGTCGCCGTTTTCTCGGGGGCCGCAAACACGCCGCTGGCCTGTGTGTTTATGGGTATAGAGCTGTTTGGCGATACATCTGGCGTTTACATTGCACTCGCCTGTGTTACTGCATATCTATTTTCTGGTCATACCGGGATCTATCGCTCGCAAAAAATTGGAAGTCCTAAGCACTTGCTGTTAAAGCGACATCAGTTTTTGAAGTGA
- a CDS encoding tryptophan 2,3-dioxygenase family protein: MDFTPEIKDKLNQLQEKYTAMGQDMSSYLDGLLYADFLTYWDYIHLDTLLSLQSPKTPFPDEQIFIMYHQITELYFKLALHECQQISAHENLTVAFFTARVKRINAYFNALTTSFEVMVDGMEKEQFLKFRMSLLPASGFQSGQYRMIEIYATDFIRLVDKSKRTALSTATIEEQFEHIYWKFGATELASGKQTLTLKQFIKKYAAQFLQLAKDNISTNFAALYHQLAANGADVSALAEELRKLDLYVNVEWPLSHYKSAVRYLEKDPVDVAATGGTNWQKYLPPRFQKRIFYPFLWTDDQIDEWGKSWVLSVLKTLKNKE; the protein is encoded by the coding sequence ATGGACTTCACACCAGAAATAAAGGACAAACTGAATCAACTGCAAGAGAAGTATACGGCTATGGGGCAAGACATGTCCTCCTATCTCGACGGCCTGCTTTATGCCGATTTTTTGACGTATTGGGATTATATCCATTTAGACACTTTGCTCAGCTTGCAAAGCCCCAAAACGCCATTCCCCGATGAGCAGATTTTTATTATGTATCATCAAATTACTGAGCTATACTTCAAACTTGCCTTACACGAGTGCCAGCAAATTTCAGCCCATGAAAACTTAACCGTGGCATTTTTTACGGCTCGAGTAAAAAGAATCAATGCTTATTTTAATGCCTTAACAACCTCATTCGAGGTAATGGTTGATGGCATGGAAAAAGAGCAGTTTCTAAAGTTTCGGATGTCTCTTTTGCCAGCAAGTGGGTTTCAATCGGGGCAATACCGGATGATTGAGATTTATGCCACAGATTTTATTCGCCTTGTTGATAAAAGTAAGCGGACCGCTTTAAGCACCGCAACCATAGAGGAACAGTTTGAGCACATTTACTGGAAATTTGGCGCTACAGAACTGGCATCGGGTAAGCAAACGTTAACTCTGAAGCAGTTTATCAAAAAATACGCAGCGCAATTTTTGCAGTTGGCAAAAGATAATATCTCGACCAATTTTGCTGCACTTTATCATCAACTGGCGGCCAACGGAGCCGATGTTTCTGCGCTTGCCGAAGAATTGCGTAAGCTCGATTTGTACGTCAATGTAGAATGGCCGCTTTCGCACTACAAATCGGCCGTTCGTTACTTAGAAAAAGACCCCGTCGACGTGGCCGCAACAGGCGGCACCAACTGGCAAAAGTACCTGCCTCCGCGTTTTCAAAAAAGAATTTTTTACCCTTTCTTATGGACAGATGACCAAATTGACGAATGGGGAAAAAGTTGGGTGCTTAGTGTGCTTAAAACACTCAAAAACAAAGAATAA
- a CDS encoding branched-chain amino acid aminotransferase has translation MTDTLDIKITKAAQTRLTVTDFSQLPFGKVFTDHMFTADFEDGEWKNLQILPYGPIPMSPAISALHYGQAIFEGLKAYRQPDGKISVFRADKNFERFNKSAARMSMPTIPEELFMQGLAALIKADEKWVPNQEDYALYIRPVMFATDPYLGVKASDTYKFALLTTPTGPYYSSALKVKIETEFTRADDGGVGFAKTAGNYARSLYPFEQAKKEGFDQLIWTDSASHEYIEEAGTANLIFVINGKLVTPSVRSTVLDGVTRDTIIKLAKEDGIEVEERRVSVKEVIEGIQNGSLTEAFAAGTAATVTHVGEIGYEGETYQLTDPSTRNISNGIAKKLNDIRYGLTADEFGWNWIL, from the coding sequence ATGACTGACACATTAGATATAAAAATTACCAAAGCTGCTCAAACACGTTTGACGGTTACAGATTTCTCTCAATTACCTTTCGGTAAAGTTTTTACCGACCACATGTTTACGGCCGACTTCGAAGATGGCGAATGGAAAAACCTGCAAATTCTTCCTTATGGTCCCATTCCGATGAGTCCGGCTATTTCGGCGCTTCATTATGGCCAGGCTATTTTTGAAGGGTTGAAAGCTTATCGCCAACCTGATGGTAAAATCAGTGTGTTTAGAGCTGATAAAAACTTCGAGCGTTTTAACAAATCTGCAGCAAGGATGTCTATGCCAACTATCCCTGAAGAATTATTTATGCAAGGTTTAGCGGCATTGATTAAGGCCGATGAGAAATGGGTGCCTAATCAAGAGGATTATGCATTATATATCCGTCCGGTGATGTTTGCAACCGACCCGTATTTAGGCGTAAAAGCATCAGATACTTACAAGTTTGCTTTATTGACAACACCAACGGGCCCGTATTACAGCTCGGCATTAAAAGTTAAAATTGAAACCGAGTTTACCCGTGCCGATGATGGCGGCGTAGGTTTTGCTAAAACTGCAGGTAACTATGCCCGGTCGTTATACCCTTTTGAGCAGGCTAAAAAAGAAGGCTTTGATCAATTAATCTGGACTGATTCTGCCAGCCATGAATATATTGAAGAAGCAGGAACGGCCAACTTAATTTTCGTAATTAATGGCAAGCTGGTAACGCCTTCGGTACGCAGCACAGTGCTAGATGGCGTAACGCGTGATACCATCATTAAACTTGCTAAAGAAGACGGAATCGAGGTAGAAGAACGCAGAGTTTCCGTCAAAGAAGTAATCGAAGGAATACAAAACGGAAGTTTAACCGAGGCCTTTGCAGCCGGAACAGCGGCAACCGTTACCCATGTTGGCGAAATTGGTTACGAGGGCGAAACCTATCAGTTAACAGATCCATCTACGCGTAACATTTCAAACGGAATAGCTAAAAAGCTAAATGACATCAGATATGGCTTAACCGCTGATGAATTTGGCTGGAATTGGATTTTATAA
- a CDS encoding DUF4920 domain-containing protein has protein sequence MRKIILSFSFCLFATIGFAQTAYTGQKFGEEVKPGNVKPASKMEAAMGDSQTVDMKIEGKVVDVCKKKGCWMTLAMPNGDPMRVTFKDYAFFMPKDIVGKTVVLDGIAKKQTISVETLRHYAEDAKRSPEEVAKITDPKRELAFEAKGVVILEK, from the coding sequence ATGAGAAAAATCATCTTAAGCTTTTCCTTTTGCTTATTCGCAACTATTGGATTTGCCCAAACTGCCTACACCGGACAGAAGTTTGGCGAGGAAGTTAAGCCGGGCAACGTAAAGCCAGCATCAAAAATGGAGGCGGCCATGGGCGATTCGCAAACTGTGGATATGAAAATTGAGGGCAAGGTGGTAGATGTTTGCAAGAAAAAAGGTTGCTGGATGACCCTGGCGATGCCAAATGGCGACCCAATGCGGGTTACATTTAAAGATTATGCCTTTTTTATGCCTAAAGACATTGTTGGCAAAACAGTGGTGCTGGATGGTATTGCTAAAAAGCAGACGATTTCTGTAGAAACCTTGCGCCATTATGCTGAAGATGCAAAGCGATCTCCCGAAGAAGTTGCAAAAATTACTGATCCCAAAAGGGAGCTGGCATTTGAGGCTAAAGGTGTAGTGATTTTAGAGAAATAA
- the radA gene encoding DNA repair protein RadA, whose amino-acid sequence MAKSKTAYFCQSCGYESAKWLGKCPSCGQWNTFVEEIVEKAPASVPTWKTDISTRKLNKPSKVDEIQSSVERRILTGDKELDRVLGGGLVEGSLVLIGGEPGIGKSTLMLQLALNLQGKKLLYVSGEESEQQIKMRAERIKESGVSDCYILTETSTQNIFKQIEILAPEVVVVDSIQTLHSSHIDSTPGSVSQVRECTAELLRFAKETGVPVFLIGHITKDGAIAGPKILEHMVDTVLQFEGDRHHVYRILRSIKNRFGAAAELGIYEMQGSGLREVSNPSEILLSQRDEELSGIAISAMLEGARPMLIETQALVSSAAYGTPQRSATGFDTKRMNMLLAVLEKRCGFRLSTQDVFLNIAGGIRVEDPAIDLAVLIAIISSQQDIPISSKNCFAAEVGLSGEIRAVNRIEQRIAEADKLGFETIYISKYNLKGVDSSKYQLEIKAVGKIEEVFEMIFG is encoded by the coding sequence TTGGCAAAATCAAAAACTGCATATTTCTGTCAGAGTTGCGGCTACGAATCGGCAAAATGGTTGGGTAAATGTCCTTCGTGCGGACAATGGAATACATTTGTAGAAGAAATAGTTGAAAAAGCGCCTGCATCAGTTCCGACCTGGAAAACCGATATAAGTACCAGAAAACTAAATAAACCGAGCAAGGTAGACGAGATTCAATCGTCAGTTGAAAGAAGAATATTAACCGGCGATAAGGAGCTTGACCGGGTTTTGGGCGGCGGCTTGGTGGAGGGCTCTCTCGTGCTGATTGGCGGCGAGCCGGGGATTGGAAAATCGACCCTGATGCTTCAATTGGCGTTGAACCTGCAAGGTAAAAAACTGCTTTATGTTTCGGGCGAAGAAAGCGAGCAGCAAATTAAAATGCGAGCGGAAAGAATCAAGGAAAGCGGCGTGTCTGACTGTTATATCTTAACCGAAACATCTACTCAGAACATTTTCAAGCAAATAGAAATTTTGGCGCCCGAGGTTGTGGTTGTCGACTCAATCCAAACCCTCCATTCGTCTCATATCGACTCTACACCGGGAAGCGTTTCACAGGTAAGGGAATGTACCGCCGAGCTGCTCAGGTTTGCAAAAGAAACGGGTGTGCCGGTTTTCCTTATTGGCCACATCACGAAAGACGGCGCTATTGCAGGGCCAAAAATATTGGAACACATGGTCGATACCGTTTTACAGTTTGAAGGTGATCGGCATCATGTTTACCGAATTTTGCGCTCCATTAAAAATCGTTTTGGCGCCGCAGCCGAACTTGGGATCTACGAAATGCAGGGAAGCGGCTTACGAGAAGTTTCCAATCCGTCTGAAATCTTACTTTCGCAACGCGATGAAGAACTGAGTGGCATTGCAATTTCGGCCATGCTGGAGGGTGCCAGGCCAATGTTGATTGAAACACAGGCACTGGTAAGCTCGGCAGCGTACGGCACTCCGCAAAGATCGGCCACAGGCTTTGATACCAAACGCATGAATATGCTTTTGGCCGTGCTCGAAAAGCGCTGCGGCTTTAGGCTGAGCACGCAAGATGTGTTCTTAAACATTGCCGGAGGGATCAGGGTTGAAGACCCGGCGATCGATTTGGCGGTGTTAATTGCGATCATTTCCTCACAGCAGGATATTCCGATTTCGTCTAAAAACTGTTTTGCTGCCGAGGTAGGGCTGTCGGGAGAGATTAGGGCCGTAAACAGAATTGAGCAACGCATAGCAGAGGCCGATAAACTCGGCTTTGAAACCATTTATATTTCGAAATACAATTTAAAAGGAGTCGACAGCTCCAAATACCAATTGGAGATTAAGGCCGTTGGTAAAATTGAAGAAGTATTTGAAATGATTTTTGGCTAA
- a CDS encoding DUF6263 family protein, with protein MKKVFIVNLSILFLSFSALAQKTYTLKQNFPIGKKYDFSVVSDQIINQEVAGQKINLNQNIGTDYTFAIRNGDNMEKNIEVVYNRIYMKSSAMGNVMAMDSDDQDSTKPNPFRGLKGASFNMTIAADGSIKSITGVDKMLNDMASKMGTDSAMTQSIKAALSKQFNSEGMKQTMESTLRVYPGKLVKIGESWTVDTKMQMTMPIETITKYTLKDVKDGIAYLDISGTLISKGSFETMGNKLETDLTGTNAGDAQLDIKTGLILNSHTRIGLMGTMQSMGNTIKFDLQGINKVTAKEIN; from the coding sequence ATGAAAAAAGTATTCATCGTCAATCTTTCTATCCTATTCTTATCGTTCAGCGCCCTTGCGCAAAAAACGTACACCTTGAAACAAAATTTCCCGATAGGGAAAAAGTACGACTTTTCGGTGGTCTCCGATCAAATTATAAACCAGGAAGTGGCAGGTCAAAAAATCAACCTCAACCAGAATATTGGCACCGATTATACTTTTGCGATCCGTAATGGCGACAACATGGAGAAAAATATCGAGGTGGTGTACAACCGGATCTATATGAAATCGTCGGCCATGGGAAATGTAATGGCAATGGATTCCGACGATCAGGACAGCACTAAACCAAACCCTTTCAGGGGATTAAAGGGCGCCTCGTTTAATATGACCATTGCTGCTGATGGTTCAATAAAATCGATAACCGGGGTGGATAAGATGCTGAACGATATGGCCTCAAAAATGGGAACAGATTCGGCAATGACGCAAAGCATAAAAGCGGCACTAAGTAAGCAGTTCAACAGCGAGGGCATGAAACAAACCATGGAATCGACGTTGAGGGTTTACCCCGGAAAGCTAGTCAAAATTGGCGAAAGTTGGACGGTTGATACCAAAATGCAGATGACCATGCCGATAGAAACCATCACCAAATACACCCTTAAAGATGTGAAAGATGGCATTGCCTATCTGGACATTAGTGGAACATTAATTTCGAAAGGCAGCTTTGAAACCATGGGCAACAAATTGGAAACTGATTTAACGGGTACCAATGCAGGTGATGCGCAACTCGACATTAAAACCGGGCTGATTTTAAACAGTCATACAAGAATCGGGCTGATGGGCACCATGCAATCGATGGGGAACACCATAAAATTCGATTTGCAGGGAATTAACAAGGTAACGGCCAAAGAGATCAATTGA
- a CDS encoding M90 family metallopeptidase has product MNSLPFGYLIPIFIILLYFILRKKKPAIEPLTETDLQILNDYVGFYHHLDSTDKLRFEKKVAAFFSTVKIEAVGLEMTTLDELLIASSAVIPIFGFPDWQYRNLTSVLLYPDTFNHDFQFDGAERNITGMVGGGYMNGQMILSRSALRHGFSKNAGKENTAIHEFVHLLDKSDGATDGIPENLLGHEYTRPWIKMMHKEMQKIEDNKSDINPYAITNEAEFFAVVSEYFFEKPEMLKNKHPDLYHQLSRIFAQQPAN; this is encoded by the coding sequence ATGAACTCGCTACCGTTTGGCTACCTTATTCCAATTTTCATCATCCTGTTATACTTTATTCTGCGGAAGAAAAAGCCGGCCATCGAACCGCTTACCGAAACCGACCTGCAGATACTAAACGACTATGTGGGTTTTTATCATCACCTTGATTCGACCGACAAGTTGCGCTTTGAAAAAAAAGTGGCTGCATTTTTCAGCACGGTAAAAATAGAGGCGGTTGGATTGGAAATGACCACATTAGATGAATTGCTGATCGCCTCGAGCGCCGTCATCCCAATCTTTGGGTTTCCGGATTGGCAGTACAGAAACCTAACCAGTGTATTGCTTTATCCGGATACGTTTAATCACGATTTTCAGTTTGACGGAGCCGAACGAAATATAACGGGCATGGTTGGCGGTGGTTACATGAACGGCCAAATGATCCTCTCGCGATCTGCATTAAGGCATGGCTTCTCTAAAAACGCCGGCAAGGAAAACACTGCGATACATGAGTTTGTGCACCTGCTCGATAAATCTGATGGCGCAACCGACGGCATTCCCGAAAATTTACTTGGCCACGAATACACAAGGCCGTGGATTAAAATGATGCACAAAGAGATGCAAAAGATCGAGGATAACAAGTCAGACATCAATCCTTATGCGATTACCAACGAAGCTGAGTTTTTTGCTGTAGTTTCAGAATACTTTTTTGAAAAACCGGAGATGCTTAAAAATAAACATCCGGATCTGTATCACCAATTGAGCCGCATCTTTGCGCAACAGCCTGCAAATTAA
- a CDS encoding Gfo/Idh/MocA family oxidoreductase, whose protein sequence is MNTNPNKIFKAGLLAFGMSGKVFHAPFLNAHPGFSLKAVVERNEKKAAADYPDLISYNSIEELLNDNEIELVVVNTPNNLHFEHAKAALNAGKHILVEKPFTATSAQAKQLFELADEVGKQIFFYQNRRWDSDFASVKKVLASGKLGKLNEMHLRYDRYRNVIGPKLFKEKAIEASGLLYDLGPHLLDQVISLFGKPLSFHKILGKNRKDTLVDDYFSIQLSYPDSVNVFVTSSMLVVNPQAAFVLHGVTGSFIKQRTDSQEEQLLAGKKLTDVGFGIEPEGSEGLLTTIDADGNKTDELIPSEVGSYLPLFDAVYQSLLTNAAYPVTREDVLHQLEILES, encoded by the coding sequence ATGAATACAAACCCTAACAAGATATTTAAAGCTGGCCTGCTCGCATTCGGTATGTCGGGAAAGGTTTTTCATGCACCTTTTTTAAATGCGCACCCAGGCTTTAGCTTGAAAGCAGTGGTAGAGCGAAACGAAAAAAAGGCAGCGGCCGATTATCCGGATTTGATCAGTTACAACAGTATTGAGGAGCTACTAAACGATAACGAGATTGAATTGGTTGTGGTTAACACGCCAAATAATCTCCATTTTGAGCATGCCAAAGCGGCTTTAAATGCGGGTAAACATATTCTGGTTGAGAAGCCCTTTACAGCAACATCTGCACAGGCTAAACAGCTTTTCGAGCTTGCCGATGAGGTGGGCAAGCAAATTTTCTTTTATCAAAACCGTCGTTGGGACAGTGATTTCGCTTCGGTAAAAAAGGTACTGGCCAGTGGCAAGCTGGGCAAGCTAAATGAAATGCACCTGCGTTACGATCGATACCGGAATGTAATCGGTCCGAAGTTATTTAAAGAGAAAGCGATTGAGGCCAGTGGCTTGCTTTACGATTTAGGACCGCACCTGTTAGATCAGGTAATCAGTTTGTTCGGAAAACCGCTGAGTTTTCATAAAATTTTAGGAAAAAACAGAAAGGATACGCTTGTTGACGACTATTTTTCTATCCAGCTCAGTTACCCAGATAGCGTAAATGTTTTCGTAACCTCGAGCATGTTGGTTGTAAATCCGCAGGCTGCGTTTGTTTTACATGGCGTTACCGGAAGTTTCATTAAACAGCGTACCGATTCGCAGGAAGAGCAATTACTGGCAGGCAAAAAATTAACCGACGTCGGTTTCGGTATTGAGCCAGAAGGTTCGGAAGGTTTGCTGACTACAATAGATGCAGACGGGAATAAGACGGATGAGCTGATTCCATCGGAGGTGGGCAGTTACCTGCCTTTGTTTGATGCAGTTTACCAATCGTTGTTAACCAACGCCGCCTATCCGGTAACACGAGAAGATGTTCTTCATCAGTTGGAAATTTTGGAAAGCTAA
- a CDS encoding OmpA family protein gives MSISKVKIATLSIGLAVGSMALQSCDSLTKTQKGAGIGAAAGGVVGALIGKKAGNTAVGALIGGAIGGTAGAFIGRRMDRQAAEIQKAIPNAEVIREGEGIIVKFDSGILFDFDKTALKDAAKSNVQSLAASLNQYPDTDIKIIGHTDSKGTETYNQGLSERRAAAVKAYAVSQGVPSSRLVTIGKGFSEPIADNETEAGRAANRRVEIVIVASDELKSSAQKQG, from the coding sequence ATGAGCATTTCAAAAGTAAAAATAGCAACATTAAGTATAGGGTTAGCAGTAGGTTCAATGGCACTTCAAAGTTGTGATAGTTTAACTAAAACACAAAAAGGCGCTGGTATTGGTGCCGCTGCAGGTGGTGTGGTAGGTGCACTAATCGGAAAGAAAGCAGGTAACACTGCTGTGGGTGCATTAATTGGTGGTGCAATTGGTGGTACTGCTGGTGCGTTTATCGGTCGTAGGATGGACAGACAGGCAGCTGAAATCCAAAAAGCAATTCCTAATGCGGAAGTGATCCGTGAGGGTGAAGGTATTATTGTAAAATTTGATAGCGGTATTTTGTTCGATTTCGACAAAACAGCTTTAAAAGATGCTGCAAAAAGTAACGTACAAAGCTTAGCTGCATCGTTAAATCAATATCCAGATACAGATATTAAAATTATCGGTCACACAGATAGTAAAGGAACCGAAACTTATAACCAGGGCCTATCAGAAAGACGAGCAGCAGCCGTTAAAGCCTATGCCGTTTCTCAAGGTGTGCCTTCATCAAGATTGGTAACCATTGGTAAAGGTTTCTCTGAGCCAATTGCTGATAATGAAACTGAAGCAGGACGTGCAGCTAACCGTCGTGTAGAGATTGTAATTGTTGCGAGTGATGAATTAAAATCTTCAGCACAAAAACAAGGATAA